One part of the Nostoc sp. PCC 7120 = FACHB-418 genome encodes these proteins:
- a CDS encoding FAD-dependent oxidoreductase, with translation MTTDLLTNPAHEIVDVKTTDCCIVGGGPAGAVLALLLARQGVSVILLEAHKDFDRDFRGDTIHPSVMEIMEELGLSDRLLQLPHAKMRQIRVKTTENTFTLADFSHLKTRYPYITMLPQVKFLEFITQEAQKYPSFKLVMGANVQELIQENGVIQGVRYRGGGGWHEIRAILTVGADGRHSRLRQLGNFAATETSPPMDILWFRLPRQPEDGEGGMGRFAPGHIIAMLDRGNEWQMAYVIPKGGYQQLRSTGLEALKKSVVEVVPELANRIHNLHDWSQVAFLSVESNLVQRWYRPGLLLIGDAAHIMSPVAGVGINYAIQDAVVTANVLTKPLQNHHVKLRDLAKVQRRRELPTRIIQAFQTFIQKRVFAPILAENLNFQPPMLLRLPILRDLPARLIALGVFPVHVQT, from the coding sequence ATGACTACCGATTTACTGACTAATCCTGCCCATGAGATTGTAGATGTCAAAACTACGGACTGTTGTATTGTCGGAGGTGGCCCGGCTGGTGCGGTCTTAGCTTTATTGTTGGCGCGTCAAGGTGTTTCTGTAATATTGCTGGAAGCCCATAAAGACTTTGACCGAGATTTTCGTGGGGATACGATTCACCCATCGGTGATGGAAATTATGGAGGAATTGGGATTAAGCGATCGCTTGCTACAATTACCCCATGCCAAAATGCGACAAATTCGCGTAAAAACAACTGAAAATACTTTTACTTTGGCTGATTTTAGCCACCTAAAAACTCGCTATCCCTATATTACAATGTTGCCTCAGGTGAAATTCCTAGAGTTCATTACCCAAGAGGCTCAAAAATACCCAAGCTTTAAATTAGTCATGGGTGCGAATGTGCAGGAATTAATCCAGGAGAACGGAGTAATTCAAGGTGTGCGCTATCGAGGCGGCGGTGGTTGGCACGAAATCAGGGCAATACTCACGGTGGGTGCAGATGGTCGTCATTCGCGGTTACGGCAATTGGGTAATTTTGCCGCAACTGAAACCTCACCGCCAATGGATATTCTTTGGTTCCGCCTACCGCGTCAACCAGAAGATGGTGAGGGAGGAATGGGGCGTTTTGCCCCTGGTCATATCATCGCTATGCTTGACCGTGGTAATGAATGGCAAATGGCTTATGTGATTCCTAAGGGAGGCTATCAGCAGTTACGGTCTACAGGTTTGGAAGCGCTGAAAAAATCTGTTGTGGAAGTCGTCCCAGAATTAGCAAATCGTATCCACAATTTACACGATTGGTCACAGGTAGCATTTCTCTCTGTGGAATCAAACCTTGTGCAGCGCTGGTATCGTCCAGGATTGCTATTGATTGGTGATGCAGCTCATATCATGTCACCAGTCGCCGGAGTGGGGATTAATTATGCGATTCAAGATGCGGTGGTAACTGCTAATGTCCTGACTAAACCACTGCAAAATCACCATGTAAAACTTAGGGATTTAGCCAAAGTCCAGCGTCGGCGGGAATTGCCTACACGGATTATTCAAGCATTTCAAACCTTCATTCAAAAGCGAGTATTTGCCCCTATACTAGCCGAGAATCTGAATTTTCAGCCCCCGATGCTGTTGCGCTTGCCAATATTGCGCGACCTACCAGCTAGATTAATTGCTTTGGGTGTTTTTCCTGTTCATGTTCAAACTTAA
- a CDS encoding ABC transporter ATP-binding protein — protein sequence MAQVVLENVYKSFPPRRGENVSSQTPSAKKTDAEPAGTVNVLRRINLTIPDGEFMVLVGPSGCGKSTLLRLIAGLEVMTGGNIWVGDRLVNDLPPKERDIAMVFQNYALYPHMTVYDNIAFGLRRRSGSEEHRDNHPSSPSQLPTWAENLLVGATRKLPKGLRYISDQEREVDEQVRSVAHLLQIETLLHRLPKQLSGGQRQRVALGRAIARNPQVFLMDEPLSNLDAKLRAETRAQIVKLQRQLGTTTIYVTHDQTEAMTMGDRIAIMNQGQIQQVASPLELYNHPANRFVAEFIGTPPMNFIPVEFHAPLLITHSQFRLTLPEIWASVLQKYDKQTLILGIRPEHLTVSVPATKNLPVQVDLVENLGNDSFINVVLTEAESRFSHTIKPLQVRVPSDRIINVSEQIWLSLTLDKIHFFDPDTDLAIFPKN from the coding sequence GTGGCGCAAGTTGTTTTAGAAAACGTTTACAAAAGTTTCCCTCCCCGCAGAGGGGAAAATGTGAGTTCACAAACTCCATCCGCGAAGAAAACTGACGCAGAACCAGCAGGAACCGTGAATGTTTTGCGGCGGATAAACCTGACTATTCCTGACGGGGAATTTATGGTGTTGGTGGGGCCTTCTGGTTGCGGTAAAAGTACCCTGCTGCGGTTAATTGCGGGGTTAGAAGTGATGACTGGGGGCAATATTTGGGTAGGCGATCGCTTGGTGAATGATTTACCACCCAAGGAACGAGATATTGCAATGGTGTTTCAAAATTATGCCCTTTATCCCCACATGACGGTATATGACAATATCGCCTTCGGTTTGCGTCGCCGTTCTGGATCGGAAGAACACAGAGACAATCACCCCAGTTCCCCATCCCAACTCCCCACCTGGGCAGAAAATCTATTAGTAGGTGCGACAAGAAAGCTTCCCAAAGGACTGCGTTATATTTCTGATCAAGAACGGGAAGTAGACGAGCAAGTGCGGTCTGTAGCGCATTTGTTACAAATTGAGACTTTGCTGCATCGCTTACCCAAGCAACTATCTGGAGGACAAAGACAACGGGTGGCTTTAGGAAGAGCGATCGCCCGTAATCCTCAAGTATTCTTAATGGATGAGCCGCTTTCTAACCTAGATGCCAAGTTAAGGGCAGAAACCCGCGCTCAAATCGTCAAATTGCAACGCCAGCTAGGCACAACAACAATTTACGTCACCCACGACCAAACAGAAGCCATGACAATGGGCGATCGTATCGCCATCATGAATCAAGGTCAAATTCAACAAGTAGCTTCCCCCTTAGAACTCTACAATCATCCAGCCAATCGCTTTGTAGCTGAATTCATTGGTACACCACCCATGAATTTTATTCCCGTAGAGTTTCACGCGCCATTATTAATTACCCATTCCCAGTTCCGTCTCACCCTTCCAGAGATATGGGCAAGTGTGCTGCAAAAATATGATAAGCAAACACTCATTTTAGGTATTCGTCCGGAACATTTAACTGTGAGTGTACCCGCTACTAAAAATTTGCCCGTACAAGTAGATTTAGTAGAAAACTTAGGTAATGATTCTTTTATTAATGTGGTACTAACTGAGGCTGAATCTCGATTTTCTCATACAATTAAACCTTTGCAAGTACGAGTTCCATCAGACCGAATCATCAATGTGAGTGAGCAAATCTGGTTATCACTAACACTAGATAAAATTCACTTTTTCGACCCTGATACTGATTTAGCAATATTTCCTAAAAATTAG
- a CDS encoding orange carotenoid protein N-terminal domain-containing protein → MTASYEKNASQALSNETRNLVEAFNKLDTDAKLAWFYYVYEKMGDSITPAAPAAAEPELAPLLLGNYFQLSDKEQLNIMRQIVNREDTEYSRAYGALKENNQLLVWYVWAVAMGDTVVGMPDNYQPTETINNLLSQIEDLDFEAQMSIFRTIAGEMGHTDVKPIETQAQTGKTSSL, encoded by the coding sequence ATGACTGCTAGTTACGAAAAAAATGCTTCTCAAGCTCTAAGTAATGAAACCCGTAATTTAGTCGAAGCTTTTAATAAATTAGATACCGATGCTAAGTTAGCTTGGTTTTATTACGTCTATGAAAAAATGGGTGATTCTATCACTCCTGCCGCACCCGCAGCCGCAGAACCAGAATTAGCTCCCCTGTTATTAGGTAACTATTTCCAGTTATCAGACAAAGAGCAACTCAATATTATGCGGCAAATTGTTAATCGTGAAGATACAGAATATTCTCGCGCTTATGGAGCGTTAAAAGAAAATAATCAATTATTAGTTTGGTACGTTTGGGCTGTAGCTATGGGTGATACAGTAGTAGGAATGCCAGATAATTATCAGCCCACAGAAACTATAAATAATTTACTTTCACAAATTGAAGATTTAGATTTTGAAGCCCAAATGTCTATCTTTCGGACTATTGCTGGAGAGATGGGACACACAGATGTTAAACCAATTGAAACACAAGCACAAACAGGAAAAACATCAAGTCTTTAA
- a CDS encoding adenylosuccinate synthase, which produces MANVIVIGAQWGDEGKGKITDLLSRSADVVVRYQGGVNAGHTIVVKGQTFKLHLIPSGILYPDTECMIGCGTVIDPQVLIKELDQLESLNISTKNLLISETAHVTMPYHRLIDKASEERRGSHKIGTTGRGIGPTYADKSERTGIRVLDLMDPAALRDQLEWTINNKNVILEKLYNLPPLDTEEVIQEYIGYAERLRPHVVDTSLKIYDAIQRRRNILFEGAQGTLLDLDHGTYPYVTSSNPVAGGACVGTGLGPTMIDRVIGVSKAYTTRVGEGPFPTELHGELGELLCDRGAEFGTTTGRKRRCGWFDAVIGRYAVRINGMDCMAITKLDVLDELEEIQVCIAYEIDGDRCDHFPTSARQFARCRPIYKTVPGWQVPTSECRTLEDLPQQALDYLKFLAELMEVPIAIVSLGASRDQTIIVEDPIHGPKRALLHPDGTPASLLSA; this is translated from the coding sequence TTGGCTAACGTCATTGTAATAGGCGCTCAATGGGGCGATGAAGGAAAAGGTAAAATAACTGACTTACTCAGCCGCTCCGCAGATGTGGTAGTACGCTATCAAGGGGGTGTCAACGCCGGACACACGATTGTAGTCAAAGGTCAGACCTTTAAACTGCATTTGATTCCCTCTGGTATTTTGTACCCCGATACGGAATGTATGATCGGCTGTGGGACGGTCATCGATCCACAAGTTTTGATAAAAGAACTCGACCAACTAGAAAGTTTAAATATTTCTACTAAAAATCTGCTCATCTCTGAAACAGCCCATGTCACCATGCCCTATCATCGGCTAATTGACAAGGCATCAGAAGAGCGACGCGGAAGCCATAAAATTGGAACCACTGGTCGAGGGATTGGCCCTACCTACGCTGATAAATCCGAGCGCACAGGTATCAGGGTATTAGACTTGATGGACCCGGCGGCCCTCCGAGACCAGTTGGAATGGACAATAAATAATAAGAACGTCATTTTAGAAAAGCTGTATAACCTGCCGCCTCTAGATACTGAAGAGGTAATCCAAGAATATATAGGGTATGCAGAACGGCTAAGACCTCATGTTGTTGATACATCGTTAAAAATATACGATGCCATCCAACGGCGACGCAATATATTGTTTGAAGGCGCACAAGGTACACTCTTAGACTTGGATCATGGGACTTATCCTTATGTCACTTCTTCCAACCCCGTAGCTGGGGGGGCTTGCGTAGGTACAGGCCTAGGCCCGACAATGATAGACCGGGTAATTGGAGTTTCCAAAGCCTACACAACGCGAGTCGGAGAAGGCCCTTTCCCTACTGAACTGCATGGGGAGTTAGGCGAATTACTATGCGATCGCGGGGCTGAATTTGGCACAACCACCGGGCGGAAGCGGCGCTGTGGGTGGTTTGATGCGGTTATTGGTCGCTATGCTGTGCGAATTAACGGTATGGATTGCATGGCTATTACCAAACTGGATGTCCTCGACGAGTTAGAGGAAATTCAAGTTTGTATAGCCTATGAAATAGACGGCGATCGCTGCGACCATTTCCCAACTAGTGCGCGTCAGTTTGCGCGGTGTCGTCCTATTTACAAAACTGTACCGGGATGGCAAGTGCCAACAAGCGAATGTCGCACCCTGGAAGACTTACCCCAACAAGCACTGGACTATCTAAAATTCCTCGCAGAATTGATGGAAGTTCCCATTGCGATCGTTTCTTTAGGCGCAAGCCGCGATCAAACTATCATCGTTGAAGACCCTATCCACGGGCCAAAACGTGCCTTGCTTCACCCCGATGGTACTCCCGCCTCTTTATTGAGTGCGTAA
- the rplY gene encoding 50S ribosomal protein L25 has product MALTVETKKRPEGSKPKALRRAGFIPANLYGHNGRESISLVVDAKVVERLLKAAAVKKTEIELNIPELEWTGKTILQEVQIHPAKGTPYHISFLATAKG; this is encoded by the coding sequence ATGGCTCTGACAGTCGAAACTAAAAAAAGACCAGAAGGTAGCAAGCCTAAAGCTTTGCGCCGCGCTGGATTTATCCCCGCCAACTTGTACGGACACAACGGTAGAGAATCAATTTCTCTGGTGGTTGATGCCAAAGTAGTTGAAAGATTACTTAAAGCAGCTGCTGTTAAAAAAACCGAAATCGAACTCAATATTCCTGAATTGGAATGGACTGGTAAAACTATTCTTCAAGAAGTTCAGATACATCCAGCCAAGGGTACACCATATCACATCAGCTTCCTTGCTACTGCCAAAGGCTAA
- a CDS encoding dienelactone hydrolase family protein: protein MQIEKTEVEISTPDGKMPAFFYQPCERGQKPAVILLMEAFGLTSHIQDVATRIAKEGYVVLTPDLYYRELTNNKFGYEEVEQAMAMMYRLDFGKPIEEDIRAAIAYLKSQSNVFSEKIGVTGFCLGGGLSFLSACKFSDEIAAVASFYGMVLDDWIEAVTNISVPIYLFYGGIDSFIPPERVQQIETRFQELSKEYTLKVYPDADHGFFCHERSSYNRLAAEDSWNELTQFFHRHLQ from the coding sequence GTGCAAATTGAAAAGACAGAGGTGGAAATTTCTACGCCTGATGGAAAAATGCCTGCCTTCTTTTATCAGCCTTGTGAACGTGGACAAAAGCCCGCCGTAATTCTTTTAATGGAAGCATTTGGCTTAACTTCCCACATTCAAGATGTAGCAACCCGAATTGCTAAGGAAGGCTACGTAGTTCTGACTCCAGATTTGTACTATCGTGAATTGACAAACAACAAGTTTGGCTATGAAGAAGTTGAGCAAGCGATGGCGATGATGTACCGCCTTGACTTCGGTAAACCAATAGAGGAGGATATTAGGGCAGCGATCGCTTATCTCAAGTCACAGTCTAATGTGTTCTCAGAAAAGATTGGCGTGACTGGATTTTGCTTGGGTGGTGGTCTGTCTTTTCTCAGTGCTTGCAAGTTTTCAGACGAAATTGCGGCGGTAGCTTCCTTTTACGGAATGGTTCTGGATGATTGGATAGAAGCGGTAACAAACATCTCAGTACCCATATACTTATTTTACGGTGGTATCGATTCATTTATTCCACCTGAGCGTGTTCAGCAAATTGAGACGCGGTTCCAGGAACTTAGCAAGGAATACACATTGAAGGTTTATCCTGATGCTGATCATGGTTTTTTCTGCCATGAGCGTTCTTCCTATAACCGTTTAGCAGCCGAAGACTCATGGAATGAGCTGACACAGTTCTTCCACAGACATTTACAATAA
- a CDS encoding AAA family ATPase: MTEATLPPLIQQMLQPGFYPHEVTEPIQLIQTHVSSVLLTGEYAYKLKKPVNFGFLDFSTLEKRQHFCQEELRLNQRGASELYLEILPISLVGEKYTLGGTGEAVEYVLKMRQFPQEGLFSELFAQGKLTESHLEELGKVVAQYHAKTETNDYIRSFGEVPQVQAAFDENYQQTEKYIGEPQTQLQFDETKAYTERFFAEKQELFQRRIQNNYIRECHGDLHLRNICLWQEKILLFDCIEFNEPFRFVDVMFDVAYAVMDLDAQQRPDLSNAYLNTYLEQTGDWEGLEVLPIYLNRQSYVRAKVTSFLLDDPSVPATVKEEATKTASTYYKLAWEYTKPKQGKLILMSGLSGSGKSTTAKYLARQLGAIQIRSDAVRKHLGGISLWERGGDDLYTPEMTQKTYARLLNLGIILANQGYTVILDAKYDKQNLRAEAIAQAEKHHLPLQIIHCTAPIEVIQERLIKRTGDIADATVDLLSSQLQQTEPFTDKEKPYVQTWDTTQPPQVIGNW; encoded by the coding sequence ATGACAGAAGCGACTCTCCCACCCTTAATTCAGCAGATGTTACAACCAGGATTTTATCCTCATGAAGTAACAGAACCTATTCAACTAATCCAGACTCACGTTTCTTCTGTGTTACTCACAGGAGAGTACGCCTATAAATTAAAAAAGCCCGTAAATTTTGGCTTTTTGGATTTCTCCACTTTAGAAAAGCGACAACATTTTTGCCAGGAAGAACTGCGCCTGAATCAAAGAGGAGCATCTGAACTATATTTAGAAATCTTACCAATCAGTTTGGTAGGTGAAAAATATACTTTAGGAGGAACAGGTGAGGCTGTCGAGTATGTGCTGAAAATGCGCCAGTTTCCCCAAGAGGGTTTATTCAGTGAACTTTTTGCCCAAGGTAAACTCACTGAGTCACACCTAGAAGAATTAGGCAAGGTCGTAGCTCAATACCATGCTAAAACTGAAACGAATGATTATATCCGCAGTTTTGGGGAAGTTCCTCAAGTGCAGGCTGCATTTGATGAGAATTATCAGCAAACTGAGAAATATATCGGTGAACCACAGACACAATTGCAATTTGACGAAACTAAAGCCTACACCGAGCGTTTTTTCGCAGAGAAACAAGAATTATTTCAGCGCCGAATCCAAAACAACTATATTCGGGAATGTCATGGAGACTTACACCTGAGAAATATTTGTCTATGGCAAGAGAAAATTCTCCTGTTTGATTGTATTGAATTTAACGAGCCTTTCCGGTTTGTTGATGTGATGTTCGATGTTGCCTATGCTGTGATGGATTTGGACGCACAACAACGCCCAGACCTGAGTAATGCGTATTTGAATACATATCTAGAGCAGACTGGTGACTGGGAAGGCTTAGAAGTACTACCCATATACTTAAATCGTCAATCCTATGTCCGAGCTAAGGTGACTTCGTTTTTGTTAGATGACCCCAGTGTCCCAGCGACAGTGAAGGAAGAAGCGACGAAAACAGCATCTACATATTACAAACTGGCGTGGGAATATACCAAACCCAAACAAGGAAAACTTATCTTAATGTCCGGGTTATCCGGTTCTGGGAAGAGTACGACTGCAAAATACTTAGCTCGTCAATTAGGAGCGATTCAAATTCGCTCAGATGCAGTCCGCAAACACTTGGGGGGAATTTCTTTGTGGGAACGTGGCGGTGACGACTTGTATACACCCGAAATGACCCAGAAAACCTATGCAAGGTTATTAAATTTGGGCATTATACTAGCTAATCAAGGTTACACAGTAATTTTGGATGCTAAATATGATAAACAAAATTTACGAGCAGAGGCGATCGCTCAAGCCGAAAAACATCACCTTCCCCTCCAGATTATTCACTGCACAGCACCCATAGAAGTTATACAAGAACGCCTAATAAAGCGTACAGGCGATATTGCCGATGCTACAGTTGATTTGTTATCTTCCCAACTCCAGCAAACTGAACCCTTTACCGACAAAGAAAAACCCTACGTGCAAACTTGGGACACAACTCAACCACCACAGGTAATTGGTAATTGGTAA
- the recG gene encoding ATP-dependent DNA helicase RecG, giving the protein MSNDQPDWIRLHKALAVEAEHGFTDLLGKQYRFSEFLSLTFGKFPTVLPAIERRRWQELAEKFANYPHLVQKERQHLIAETRRYLYQLQKEQEEPKEAQATSYKSKLPNATPVVAEVSRRLAPKIDQKLSDLPEIGIRKADKLAALRLYTVRDLLFYYPRDHIDYARQVNIRELEAGETVTIVATVKKCNCFTSPKNQKLSILELILKDNTGQIKISRFSAGARFTSRAWQESLKRRYPVGSVLAACGLVKGTKYGLTLDNPELEVLANPGDTIESLTMGRVVPIYSLTEGVMASMVRQAVLAALPAAVHLKDPLPKGLREKYGLMELKDAIANIHFPDESATLQVARRRLVFDEFFYLQLGLLQRQQQAKAIQTSAILAPKGKLIENFYEILPFQLTGAQQRVLNDILNDLQKSAPMNRLVQGDVGSGKTVVAVVAILAAIQSGYQAALMAPTEVLAEQHYRKLVSWFNLLHLPVELLTGSTKTVKRRQIHSQLETGELPLLVGTHALIQDPVNFQRLGLVVIDEQHRFGVKQRALLQQKGEQPHVLTMTATPIPRTLALTIHGDMNVSQIDELPPGRQKIQTTMLSGQQRPQAYDLIRREIAQGRQTYVVLPLVEESEKLDLRSAVEEHQKLQESVFPDFQVGLLHGRMSSAEKDEAITKFRDNETQILVSTTVVEVGVDVPNATVMLIENAERFGLSQLHQLRGRVGRGAAQSYCLLMSSSRSPDAQQRLKVLEQSQDGFFISEMDMRFRGPGEVLGTRQSGVPDFTLASLVEDEEVLLLARQAAEKVIEIDASLERWALMKAELKYRYERLMGGAILT; this is encoded by the coding sequence ATGAGCAATGACCAACCAGATTGGATAAGATTGCATAAAGCCTTAGCGGTGGAAGCAGAACACGGCTTTACAGACTTGCTAGGTAAGCAATACCGCTTTAGTGAATTTCTCAGCTTGACTTTTGGGAAATTCCCGACGGTCTTACCTGCTATTGAACGTCGTCGTTGGCAGGAATTGGCAGAGAAGTTTGCTAACTATCCTCATTTGGTACAGAAAGAAAGACAACATCTCATAGCGGAAACTCGTAGGTATCTTTACCAACTGCAAAAAGAGCAAGAAGAACCTAAAGAGGCGCAAGCAACCAGTTATAAATCAAAACTTCCTAATGCGACCCCAGTTGTAGCGGAGGTAAGTCGGAGGTTAGCACCGAAAATTGACCAGAAACTCAGTGATTTACCAGAAATAGGTATTCGCAAAGCCGATAAATTAGCGGCTTTACGTTTGTATACAGTGCGCGACTTGCTTTTTTACTATCCCCGTGACCATATAGACTATGCGCGTCAGGTAAATATCCGCGAGTTGGAAGCGGGTGAGACGGTGACCATAGTAGCCACAGTCAAAAAGTGTAATTGTTTTACTAGCCCCAAGAATCAAAAATTATCGATTTTAGAGTTAATACTTAAAGATAATACAGGTCAAATTAAAATCAGTCGTTTCTCGGCGGGGGCGCGGTTTACCAGTCGCGCTTGGCAGGAAAGTTTAAAACGCCGTTATCCTGTGGGTAGTGTGTTGGCGGCTTGTGGGTTAGTTAAAGGGACTAAATACGGCTTGACGCTCGATAACCCCGAATTGGAAGTTTTAGCGAACCCTGGAGACACTATTGAGTCTTTGACAATGGGGCGGGTAGTGCCGATTTACAGCCTCACCGAGGGAGTAATGGCTAGTATGGTCAGACAGGCGGTACTTGCGGCCTTACCTGCGGCGGTGCATTTAAAAGACCCATTACCTAAAGGTTTGCGGGAAAAATATGGTTTGATGGAATTGAAGGATGCGATCGCTAACATCCATTTTCCTGATGAAAGTGCTACCTTGCAAGTTGCCCGTCGTCGCCTCGTTTTCGATGAATTTTTCTACCTGCAACTCGGTTTATTGCAACGTCAGCAGCAAGCGAAAGCGATTCAAACTAGTGCAATTCTGGCTCCCAAAGGTAAGTTAATCGAAAATTTCTACGAAATACTACCATTTCAACTCACAGGCGCACAACAGCGAGTCCTGAACGACATCCTCAACGACTTACAAAAATCCGCACCGATGAATCGTTTAGTACAGGGTGATGTGGGTTCAGGTAAAACTGTAGTGGCGGTGGTAGCAATTTTAGCTGCCATTCAATCTGGCTACCAAGCCGCGTTAATGGCTCCTACAGAAGTATTAGCAGAGCAACATTACCGTAAGTTAGTTAGCTGGTTTAACCTGCTGCATTTGCCAGTGGAATTACTTACAGGCTCTACCAAAACTGTCAAAAGAAGACAGATACATTCCCAATTAGAAACAGGTGAATTACCCTTATTGGTGGGAACTCACGCTTTGATTCAAGACCCGGTAAATTTCCAGCGATTGGGTTTAGTTGTCATTGATGAACAGCATCGCTTTGGGGTCAAACAAAGGGCGCTGTTGCAGCAAAAAGGCGAACAACCCCATGTATTAACTATGACGGCTACACCCATTCCTCGGACACTGGCATTAACTATACACGGGGATATGAACGTCAGTCAAATTGATGAGTTACCACCAGGACGGCAAAAGATTCAGACCACAATGTTAAGTGGTCAGCAACGTCCCCAAGCTTACGACCTCATCCGCCGAGAAATTGCCCAAGGTAGGCAAACTTATGTAGTCTTGCCATTGGTAGAAGAATCAGAGAAACTAGATTTGCGATCAGCAGTAGAAGAACACCAAAAGTTACAAGAGAGCGTTTTTCCAGATTTTCAAGTCGGTTTGCTACACGGTCGCATGAGTTCGGCGGAAAAGGACGAAGCTATTACCAAATTCCGCGACAATGAAACGCAGATTCTTGTATCTACAACCGTTGTTGAAGTTGGTGTGGATGTACCCAATGCAACAGTCATGCTCATAGAAAATGCTGAAAGATTCGGCTTGTCACAACTACATCAATTGCGCGGGCGTGTGGGTCGAGGTGCAGCCCAGTCTTACTGTTTATTAATGAGTAGTTCTAGAAGCCCTGACGCTCAACAACGTCTGAAAGTATTAGAACAGTCTCAAGACGGCTTTTTCATCTCCGAAATGGATATGCGTTTTCGTGGGCCGGGTGAAGTGTTAGGAACAAGGCAATCTGGTGTGCCTGATTTTACCTTAGCTAGTTTAGTAGAAGATGAAGAAGTTTTATTATTAGCCAGACAAGCCGCCGAGAAAGTAATAGAAATAGATGCCAGTTTAGAGCGTTGGGCTTTGATGAAAGCAGAGTTGAAATATCGCTATGAACGCTTGATGGGTGGGGCAATTTTAACTTGA
- the tsf gene encoding translation elongation factor Ts, translated as MAEISAKLVQELRQKTGAGMMDCKKALKETEGDVEQAIDWLRKKGIASAGKKSDRIAAEGLVDTYIQPGGKVGVLIEVNCQTDFVARNDAFKTLVKNLAQQAATADSVESLLAQPYIEDANLTVDEAIKQTIANLGENIQVRRFINFALTDKTGVVDSYIHTGGRVGVLVELNSQSEAGAANEEVQNLARNAAMQVAACPNVEYVSVDQIPAEVVQREKDVESGKEDIANKPENIREKIVQGRIEKRLKELTLVDQPYIRDQSISVEDLVKQVKAKAGEEVEVSRFVRYILGEGIEKQESNFAEEVAAQMGVK; from the coding sequence ATGGCGGAAATATCTGCAAAACTCGTCCAAGAGCTACGCCAAAAGACTGGTGCTGGCATGATGGACTGCAAAAAAGCGCTGAAAGAAACTGAAGGCGATGTCGAACAAGCCATAGATTGGCTACGGAAAAAAGGTATCGCTTCTGCGGGTAAAAAAAGCGATCGCATTGCGGCAGAAGGTCTAGTGGACACCTACATTCAACCCGGTGGTAAAGTAGGTGTACTGATAGAAGTTAACTGCCAAACAGATTTCGTCGCCCGTAACGATGCTTTTAAAACTCTAGTTAAAAACTTAGCTCAACAAGCAGCAACAGCCGATAGTGTTGAGTCTTTGCTAGCTCAACCCTACATTGAAGATGCTAACCTCACTGTAGATGAAGCCATCAAGCAAACTATTGCTAACTTGGGTGAGAATATCCAGGTACGGCGCTTTATCAATTTTGCACTCACAGATAAGACAGGCGTTGTAGACAGCTACATTCACACCGGCGGTCGAGTTGGTGTGTTAGTTGAACTAAACTCTCAATCAGAAGCTGGTGCTGCTAACGAAGAAGTGCAGAATTTAGCAAGAAACGCAGCTATGCAGGTTGCAGCTTGTCCCAATGTTGAGTATGTCAGCGTAGACCAAATCCCTGCTGAAGTTGTTCAGAGAGAAAAAGACGTTGAATCTGGTAAAGAAGACATAGCAAATAAACCAGAGAACATTAGAGAAAAAATTGTTCAAGGACGAATTGAAAAACGCCTAAAAGAACTAACTCTAGTGGATCAGCCTTACATTCGCGATCAGAGTATTTCTGTAGAAGACTTGGTGAAACAAGTTAAGGCTAAAGCGGGTGAAGAAGTTGAAGTCAGCCGTTTTGTACGCTACATACTGGGTGAAGGCATCGAAAAGCAAGAAAGCAACTTTGCTGAAGAAGTCGCCGCCCAAATGGGTGTGAAGTAA